From a single Mycolicibacterium mengxianglii genomic region:
- the pth gene encoding aminoacyl-tRNA hydrolase, translating into MAEPMLVVGLGNPGPNYAKTRHNIGFMVVDILADRMGEKFKVHKRSGAEVATGRLGGKAVVLAKPRVFMNESGRQVGPLAKFYSVPAADVVIVHDELDIDFGRIRLKFGGGVAGHNGLRSVSSALGTNDFHRVRVGIGRPPGSKSGAAFVLEQFNSRERPELPVICEQAADAAELLVELGIEPAQNQVHAWT; encoded by the coding sequence ATGGCCGAACCGATGCTTGTGGTCGGCCTGGGTAATCCTGGGCCGAACTACGCCAAGACCCGGCACAACATCGGGTTCATGGTGGTCGACATCCTGGCCGACCGGATGGGCGAGAAGTTCAAGGTGCACAAGCGTTCTGGCGCCGAGGTGGCCACCGGCCGCCTCGGCGGCAAGGCCGTGGTGCTGGCGAAGCCTCGGGTTTTCATGAACGAGTCCGGTCGCCAGGTCGGCCCGTTGGCCAAGTTCTACTCCGTCCCCGCAGCCGATGTCGTGATCGTCCACGACGAGCTCGACATCGACTTCGGCCGGATCCGGCTGAAGTTCGGCGGCGGGGTGGCCGGTCACAATGGTTTGCGATCGGTGTCATCGGCGCTGGGTACCAACGACTTTCACCGGGTCCGGGTCGGCATCGGCCGTCCCCCGGGTAGCAAGTCCGGCGCGGCTTTTGTGTTGGAACAGTTCAATTCCCGGGAGCGCCCCGAGCTGCCGGTGATCTGCGAGCAGGCGGCCGACGCCGCCGAGCTGTTGGTGGAGTTGGGCATCGAGCCCGCCCAGAACCAGGTGCACGCCTGGACCTGA